In Vidua chalybeata isolate OUT-0048 chromosome 4, bVidCha1 merged haplotype, whole genome shotgun sequence, the genomic window CTtacagagataaaaatgaaaaggaaagaactgCTTTAGAAGATAAACTtcctttaaaacacaaatataaagGAGATGGTATTCACAAGTCAGGTGAAGATGTTGAACTTCATTCATTTGAGCGAAGTTTGAAAGGAGAGGATGGTGGACAAAAACATAATCAACAAATAAAGGTTTCCTCAGATGacaaatgtgaaagaaaaagtaaacacCGAAGTGAACGGAGAGTATCAGTAACAGGAAAAGATGGTAAAAACTCTTCTGATTCAACCTTAAAAGCTGAAGAATTGCTGcggaaagaaaacaaaaaggacagACGTCTCTCAACAGACAAACCAAGAGTGGAATACAAGACCAAAAGGTCCTTGAGTGATTCTAAGCCACAGAAGGATTCCCTAAGTGCCTCAAAGCAACCTGGTTCAATATCACACAGAAGGAGCGAAAGCTACTCAGAAGATAAACATGAAATAGAATCAACTAACTCTGATAGTAATGTAAAACTTGAAGATGGTGTTCATAAAGATAGGCGAAGATCTAAGAGCCTTGCAGAAGACAAGGTTTTGTTTAAGTCCAAGTCAAAGAGTCATAGTAAACAGTTCAAAGCATCTGAAGCAGAATTACAGGAATTAACAAAACAAGACACTGGACAGAAACTAGACAAAGATAAGAGCATGGAAGACAGTGATTCAGATAAACAGCACAAATCCAGGAACGAAGATAAAGGTTTGGAGGAGAGTGGTGCCGAGTTTCAGCTTGCAAGTGGCCCACAGTCAACTCAGGGATCACAAAAAGACTTTAGTCACAGAGTTAAGTTACattctggagaaaagggggctgtaaaagagaaatacagaagtGATAAAGATTTAAGTAATTCCAAACTAGAAAGAAGGTTCTCTGCTGAAGGTCATAAAAGCAGAAACTTAAAGCACAGcaacaaggaaataaagaagaaggaagagaacaTCAAATTGGAAGATAAAGATACTAAAGAAATAGAGAGTGGGCATGAAAGATTATCTAATGTCACAATGGCAGTGgataaaaaacaaagcaagaaggTATCCTGTGAAAATAGGAAAGGCAATATATCAAACCAAGATTTACTTAAGGAGGAAAAGCAATCAGCTAGCACAACTGAAAGCAACCAGGTTCCAGCCCTCCAAAAGGCGACAATGAATAATGATGACTTGCATGCTGGTCATGAGGAAGAGCTGATTGAACttgatttgaaaaaaacaaaagcacaggATGCATCTAACATTGATggaaaaaacattcaaaactCTCTTCAAGCCACAGATGCCAAGTGTGCAGTAAAACAAAAAGGATCTCGTTCTATCTCAAATAAGGAGTTAAAACACAGCTTGTCAGATCCTGAAGCCTGTGAATCACAGTTTCTGCCCGCAGCTGAAAAAACTGGTGAACAAGGAGATACTTCAAATAAACAAGTTGGTGCCTTAGACCCTTTGTCCAAAAAAGCTTCCATGGCTCAAGGTCCCAGTAAACAAGGGGCTTATAAAACAAGTATTGTGTATGAAACAAGTGGTAGAACCTTAAAGAATGCATCTAGTAAGGATCAGGCTTCAAAAGATAGCAGAAGACCAAAGAATTTAAGAACTGTGATAAATTCTAATTCAGATGATATTCCTTTAGCAATTAATTCTTCAAGAGAAGATGCTGCTGATGCAAAGTCCATGGATATGGATTTCTCAGATTCTACAGACTCTTTAGGTACCATGTCTAAAGAATGCCACAATTCAGATGGGACTTCCTTATTGGAAGATGCTTTCCTTTTGAAGAATGATACAGCACAGGTTGTATACATGGAGCAAGATCGTGCAGTGCCAAGTTCTGTCATGAAAGATGATGGTGACAACACCGTCATGGCAAACAGTGTGGAAAAATTTAATGAGGTGTCCCGGCCTGATGAACAGGCAGTGGAAGACAGTACAGCTGGGTTATGTAGGCGGAAAGATTACAATGAAGCAGCAAAGTCAGAAGGCTCTCAATATAggaagttaaaaagaaaagaggaaaacttGATGTCTGGCATAACTGAATATCGTGGAAATGTAACAACAAAAGAACTTACcccaagaagaaaaggaagagaatgcTTGAATATAGATGCTTCCACAAAGGGAGAAAGAAGCACAGTGATGGATAGTGTGGAAAAGAACAAGGTGCATGACACTGATGATATGATCCAGTCTTCCTCTGTTTTAGTGCCTGAAGGAGTTCCTGATGAAAGCTTCAAAGGCTCTGTTATAGCTAATGGGCAAGAAGGGACTAATGTGGTTAGCATGGAAGACAAAAATGAAAGTAATGCTGTAGGTACCAGTGCAGGAAGTAGTAAACTTAGTTTGTTGTATAGCAGcccacaaaaaaatcctgctaGTGTAATAGGAACTAGCACTGAAAAGATCATTGAGAGCACTGCAATGGCAACTAGtacaggaggagaaggagctgagGGTACATCACATTCTGGAAAGGACAGTGATGCTACAACCACTTGCTCAGAAGAAAGTGAAGTGACGGTAATCTGCACAAGCATAGAAGCTGATGAAGGTTTCACAACAGGCATGTGGGTAAAACGTAGTGAGGGCTGCAGTTTCGTCACAGGAGCAGATACTGGTGACTGTACtgttgcagcagctgaagaaggtGGTGGCAGTGTTGTCACTGAAGGATTAGCGGAAAGTGAAAGCTTCCTAACAAGtacagaaggagaagaaaatggtGACAGTACCATGGTTGATGCAGAAGAAGGTGGTAAGGATTCAGTGAACCCAAGTGGAGTAGAAATTGAAGACAGTGTGAATAGTGCtgggacagaagaaaaagatgatGCTGTGACTAGTGCAGGCTCcgaagaaaagcaaaagaccTCAACTTGTGTAGATGCAGGCAAATTTGAAAGTTCTGTGTCCTGCTTAGGTGAAATGGAGAGCGATGGAGCTGTAACTAGTGCAGGGACAGAAACAGGTGAAGGGTCAACCAGTGTTATTAACTCAGGTGAATTTAGGGGCAATGTGACAGCTGGCCAAGTAAAAGAACACGAAGGTACTGTGACTTGCACAGGTGCAGAAGAAAGAAGTCATAACTTCATCATCTGCTCTGTGACTGGTACAGATACCCAAGGAGAAAACACTGTAACTGGTGCGTGTGTTGCAGTGGTCACAAACAACAGTGCCACAGCTGGAACTAGTGGTGACAAATCTGAGGATACTGTAAATGGTGAAAGTGCAGTGACCAGCACAGGCATAACCCCAGAAGATGATGCTGAAATTTCAGCAGTCTGCACAGGGCTAGAAGACAGCAACGAGGGATTTGTAGTTTgtttagaaactgaaaaatgtgaaagtCTAATGAACAGTACAAGGGCAAAGGAAGAAGCCGCTATCACTACAGTCAGTGTAGGTCTGTGTGATGATGAAGGTTTTGTGACTAGTACAGGCTCAAAAGAAGAGGATGAAGAAGGTGAGGACATTGTGTCCAGTACAGgaagaggaaatgaagaaaatgagcaTGCTTCTACTTGTACAGGGGTGGAAAGTGAAAGTGCACTAATTTGTATAGGTGCAGAAGAAGGTGAAAGTTCCATTATCTGCATAGTTGCTGAACAAATGGAAGCTGAGTCAGGAGTGGCTGGCACAGATATAAATAAGCTTACTGTCGACAGCATGACAAGTGCAGAGAAAGAAGCTAATTGTGGCACAGACTGCAGAAATGATAAAGGCATTGTTGAAAGCAGTGTGACCAGTGCAAGTGCTGCAGATGAGGGTGCCTTAGCTGCGCAGACACGAAAGTGTGAAGGTACCTTGCTTCCCTCAGATGCTGAGGAATGTGAGGGTCCCATGACTAGTGCTATGGCAGTGCAAGATAAGACACAGTTTGGTGCTGAAGACAAACATGAGAAAGCCACGACTTTCTTTGACAGCAGAGGACTTGATGCCTCTATAAGTAGTGCAGCTCCAAAGAAGGATGATACTTCTCATATTCCTGCTGACAGAGAAGTAAAGGTAAAAGGTGATGTCATCTCTACCAGCACAGTGGAAGATGCTCCTTTACATTCAGCCACAGATGCTGAAGAAGGTCCACTTGCTGTTGCAAGAGTAAACGAAAGTGAGGAAAACTCTATGACCTTAATAGACACTGAAGACACAATGCCTATGCCCAGCACAGCTACAGAGTTTAAAGAGTGTGTGAATACTTATAGCAGTAAGCAGGAGAAAGATGAGTGCACTATGATTTCCACCAGTATTGTGGAGGAATTTGAGGCTCCTATGTCAAGTGCAGCTATTGAATATGATGGTCAGCTCCCCTCTGGGAAAACggaagaaataaatgagaataCTATGGTTTCCGTAGATATGGAGGTATATGAGGTTCCTATGCCTAGTGAATCCAGCACAGGAGGAGATGATAATGGTGATGATGGAAGTCACCCAGCTGCTagtgggaaggaagaaaaggatgaGTGTGCTATGATTTCCACAAGTGTTGTGGAAGAGCAAGTAATCCTAATGTCAAGTGAAGTCACAGAAGAGGTAATTCAGCATATCTCAGACGCAGAGTCAAAGAATGAAACACTAGTGATCTCTACAAGTACAGCAGAATGTTTTGAAGCTCCTATGTCTAGTGTAGCTGTGCAAGATGAAAACAATCTCACTGCTtcagaaacagaaggaagatgTGAAGCTGCTATGATCACTACAAGCATGACAGAAGAATGTGAGATAGTCCTGATCAGTGCAGCACCACAAGCTGAAAGTCAGCTCATTGTAGCAGGAGATGAAGGTGCCATTCTCTCTGCAAATGCATCAGAGGAATGTAGGGTGGTGGAGACCACTGAAACTGTAGATGAACAATTTGGACTAACTGCTTTCAATGGAGATGGGAAAAGCAAAggttctgtgatttttgtggGAGAATGTGGAGCTCCTGTGCTAAGAGTTGCAACTGACAGCGAAGATCAACACACTGCTTCAAATATAGAAGATAAGGAGGAGGGGGCAGTGATCACTCTGAGCACAATGGAAGAATGTGATAGTCTCTTCACCTTCACAGTCATAGAAGAAAGTCAACTTGCTACTGAGAGTACAGAAGTAAAAGAcaaaagtgaagaaatttttaatacTGCTAACCAGATTGAATGCATTCTTTCAACTACAGGCCCAGAAAAAAGCGGGAATTCTATGCTTGTTATTGGTAGAGAGAACGAGACACATGAGAGTGGGGTGAGGACAGAATCAGCAGCATCTCAGGCCACAGTACACAgtgaaatcacagaaacagatgaaaatgcAGTGAACCTCCTGAGTGTAGATGAGGCCCTTTGCGTGGAGATTAGTACAGAGACTGCTGAGAGTCCTTCCCCAGAGGCAGGTGAGCACAATGAGCAAGCAGAAGATGTTTTGTGTGAGAACATTACATCAGAACTCTCTAGTACGATTTCAGAAGCAGCGAAAGAGAGTGAAGCTGTAAAGAATTTAAACTATAAATTAAATTCAAACGTACTTCTAAAAAATGACTTATCTGAAATTAGGACTCCCCTGCCTAAGACACAGGCTCTCTCCTTAGTTTCTGCAAATGAAGTGACTGTAAACACCAACCATGGTGAAGTAACGATAGAAGCAgagctagggaaaaaaagggacCTCACGTCATTGCATGTAGAAAAGCTATATGACAGTGATGACAAAACCAACTTGGTCAAAACAGGTGATATTGGCATTGAAGttacttttcagaaaaataatgcaacTTTTAATTCAGGtgaggatttgtttttttttttaattgttcagtTCATAGGTTGTCATAAACAGATGCATTTTACCATTATAGTTAGGAATAACTTGTACTGTTCAGATATACCTCACTTCTTCATTAGTTGCAAAGTGGCTATTAATACACTTAAGAATTGGTGACAAATAAATAAGCATGTGATTCTGGGTGAACAAGACCAACTGAGCATAATTACCTGAGTTGTGttggaaaacaaatattagAGTGCAAGAAATTACTAAAATACATTGACTTAAAGTTGTCAGCCAATATGTAAAGTTATTTGCAAGGGGTAATTATTGTGGAGGTACACATGGCTTTTATTATTAATGTGTTACAAAATTCAAAAAGTTCTTTAGGAAAGAGGATGCATTTCATTTTGACATATGTTCATCATTTTAGAAAGATATGTTCATACTAATTTTTAAGGTTAAGATTGGCCATGCTTAATCATAActgcagattttctctgggttACTATTTAGTGGTCATGTTCAGATTCACTATATTACACTTAATTTTGTCTTAAGAATACACTTGAAATGGTTCTGCTTTGTATTACAAAGGAATCAGCCAGTTATCCtaaataagtattttaagtGAACAGTAGAtgtctattttaaaaagaaaatgatagTATATGGCATTAAAGATACCATACTCTATATCCAGATCTATTTTTATACGCTAACATTTGAAATGAATCTGCATGGTTGCTGGTTCCTAAAATGCAGTGTACTGAACATCCTACTATTTTTGACCTTACATTTCTTTGACCCTCTGAAGTAGCTGAAGCACCAGGTTTTTTGAACATTAATGAATTGTGTAGATTCTGTAATGAAGTCAAGGTTGTGACTTCATTataaattttggggaaattaaACTGtagaaaaatctatttatgCCCCACAAAGTGGAATTATGCTGGTCAagtactattttttaaaatcttttccttctcatgcCTGTCTTtgctataattaaaaaaaaatataatgtggATTTAGGTCCAGTTTCTTAAAGGCTGGCTTTATTCTCTAGTTTTATTGACATTTGTGTTGAGAAAGCTGTCTCTGCAGATTTTGgaattttaggaatttttctAGGAGAGGTGCTGGTTTAGTAAGcttgaaaaatgttatttgctgTTTATACAAGAGGCAAATGAGCCATGAAAGTGTAAAATACTACACAGTAAAGTATTCCTGACTCGTTGCTTGCCTCAATACTTGTTGTCCATTGATGTAGCTTTTATAAATGGTAATGGTACTTATTCTGTGAACTGCAACCATCATGTAATCACTTTGCAAGCATCATTGGTGAATTATCATGTTgtaagtatttctttttttttaggaaaagctTTCTAAACAGGGTTCTGAAATAGGTTTCTAAAAACACTATAAAACTCATGTGATTATGCTGTTGCCTGGCCTGTTTTTAAGATGTTACAAGCATACAGTTGTTCCCCTGGGGAATGAAATGGGAAGGGGTTTTATGATTTTCTGAAACTGTGTTGATGCTAACAGGAACTACTGAGTTTTCAGTCTCTGTAGAAATTGAACGTTTTCAGTGGTTACGGTTCTAGAGCTGATAAATTTAGACCTAATTGTCacttaaagcaaaatatatcCTTAGTATTAACTCTTAGTTCTGCATTTATTAATACAGAGGTAGTTTGCTGTTTGGAATTTGatctaaaaaaatctgttgatggtttctttttgaaggaaaagcaagaagaaaaaaacaaagttagaATTCATAAATaagcaaggaagaaaagccAAAGTCAGAATTCATAAGTAAGGTGTGGTAAATCCTGATACCCCATGTTTTCCAAGCCTTTTGTATTTAAGGAAAACATAGCAGTACTTGTGTTCTTGCAGATGCCAGGTTTGGATTTTATTGAGCTGGTTTGCTGTAAACAGATtggcttttgtttctgttgttcaCAGGAAGGATTTGTGTGCCATATTATGAGGTAGTACTCAGAAATAACATTCTACTGTAGCATGAGATAAATGTATAATGTATTCTGataattttaacatattttgtatttcattagGCAATAATGCAGCCTTACCAAAGTTGACAGAAGAACTAGAAAGTACCTTGAGAACTGACAAGGTATTTatgttattttgaaaatttttactGCACTGTTTCTTGCTTATTCATACATCTTGCTAGGGTTTCTTCCTgtatgttttgatttttttgtgcagcaaaaatggagatttaaaaaattaaactggagAACTTCAAAAGAGTAGTTTTTCAGATTATTCAGCTGTAGTTTTTTAAGCAGCTGGCTTTTAAATTGTGGGCTGTCCATGTTATTCTGTGTTAGGAATAATTCCCTCCTTCAGCCATACTCCTTCTGTGACTGAGGCattgaagtttgttttttttaaaaatatgtcataCTGTGTGCATGTTGCCTGCAAAATAGTCACCCACACTCCAGCTCTTAGAGCTGGCAAACATTGGTTTAGTCCTTTGAACCAGTAAACAAACCTACACTGCTGTTCATTGTGTTGCATCACTTCCTAGCCAGTCTTCAGACTCACACATCCGTGTGTATGTGAGCAacacttgctgctgctgtgttctggTAACTACAGCCCCTTATCTGCCGTCACAGAAGAATGGGACGCCCTGGGTAATCCAGGGTGTCTGGGCTCATGGTCACCTATAGCTTGTGTAAGACCAAAGCTGAGTGTGTGTGTCTGGGCTGTGTTCCGCAGTAGGCAGGATTGCACATGGTTTAATTCTTCATTCAGATGCAGGAGTGCATTCATGTATCTTGCCAAGCTCTGAGAAAGTTTTTGAGGGATAGCATGGTTCAGAGATTCAAGCATCTATGAAAGGGTGGATTTCAGGAAAGTGGAAGTCAGCTTCAGTCTGGTGGGGATTATTGATACTCCACCTGCAAACAGCTGCACTGTTTACCAGCATAACATGGTTCTGGTGTCAGTATAGCCATCATGTGGAACTGTAGCTGAGTTTATAATGTTCAGATCAGACTTAATACACTTAGCTCCATATAGCATTATTTATGCAATGGTAACTTTGAGTTCATCTGcaacttcatttaaaaaaaaaatcaaacaaacctAAATAATCCACCCAAAACACAAGTTGAAGGGAGATCACTGTACTTTGTTATACATAGCAGATCCTTTTTTCCTTGTATAGGTGAACATTTCTAGGCTATTTGGAACTCAGAGTAGGTGTTGCACCTTGAATTcctgaaatctgcttttttaaGCTAATCTCTGGTACTAATGTTAACTCTAAGGTCAAATCTAAATGCTGTACTGTTGAACATAGCTCTGATTGTTCTTCCTAATATATGTACTGATGTCTTAATAAGAAAGCTTTTGAAGACTTTTATAGTTCATGATAAGACAATGTTCATCATGACACGCAGGAATGGAGTGAGACATACTTGTTCTGAATATCtgcaatatttctttcttttgattttgtGCTTAGTCACAGAAGCCTGAAAGTGCAAGAAGTGAAGAAGGATGTATGGATCTTCAGACTAAAGAATTGcaaaaaggtgatttttatGCTTGATAGCAACTTAGTTTCATGCTGAAGGGACTATTATTTATGATGAGAGGGTTGCAGATCTGTTATATATATCATATAAAGGAGTTGAAGAAAGCCTTCAGAAATCTTTTACTGTATCAAGGAGTTCAGGGAGCCTTGAATTTGGTTTGTGGGAAAGGAGGGTCAGACTTTTCCTCCAACATGATATGATGAAAGTaggaaaggattttaaaatttgagattaaaaaaaaaagtcaacagcTAATATTCTActtaaaatcaataaataaagaaaaacatttgtcCAGGAAAGATACAGAAACTTCCCCAAGGAATGGCTTTCTTCCTTATAGATTTAGAACATCCTGGTTTTAGGGTGCTGTGACAGGCCTTTGAGGATATGAAAATAAGTACTATAGGACAAGTCACAGAGACTTTACAGaaaatttctgttgtttttttttccttcttactctccaaaagattaaaataattgtgGCCATTCACTCAAATTTGAAGAGCAGTTATAAGTAGGTAATCTTCAGTAGgaccaaaactgaaaaagaatcCATTCTTCCCAAACCCAAATTATGCATTGCAATTGTTTGGATTTCCTGttaaagcagaaacaaatgCCTGCTTTGTGCCCATCTTGATGGATTTTGTGCTCCAGATGCATTACAAAGATGTTTACAACACTACCAGATGAGAGCTAATCCTCAGTTATTGGAATAGCAAGCAGAACTAAAATGAATCCCAAGAGGTACCAGTGTTACTGCTGCTTATATTGTCCAGGGAGGTTAAAGATGCATTTCCTCTAACAGAAGGTTGCAGCTGAAGGCCTACATGCTATGAAGGGACACACTGTTAAACTCGCTTCTAAATTTTTAGACATAccaaatagaaaacaaaaacagctgTAAGGTGAGATATAAGCATTGGTATAAAACTTTGGAATTCTTTATTTACTCTCCAGGTAGGTCAGATTCATATACCTGGTTATAGGGTGGTGTATATTCAGCTGAGTGATAAGAGACATGCTCTGCTCACAAGAAAGCAAATGTAAACCCTGAGAATTGGTTAGAAGAATGTAGACTTCAGAACGACAGATCTCAAATTTGAACAGGTTTTTCTGTGAGGTTTCTTTGAAGTGCCTTTAAAACTCTGCCACTTCCCATCACTTAGTCACCCAGACAGACtgtacttaaaattttaaatgtgcatATTGAACATGCTGAGATAATCTTGTTTCTTATAAAATGTTTAACAAAAGTCCATTTGTTGTGTAAATCATGTTGGATATGACGTACTGTAGACTAAAGCTGTGTAGATCTTGGTAGAGAGGTTTTTTCTCCCCCACAATAATCTCtcttatatgtatatatgcatgcatatatacatacagCTCAACGTACGTAAAAGGAAGttgtttaaaagacaaatgtGTGTCCTGTCATGAGTATGAACAGCAGACACAGTAGTTTAGTAGTCCAAGATTCTTTGGAATGTAAACAAATCATTGCTGTTTGAGTGGGTAGGAGCTAGCTCTTAATTTgacactgctttaaaaattgaaagatGTGCAACTCAGCAATATAGCTGTGAAAGAATTGTTGCTAAAACATGGAGATTTAAGAAACAAGATACAAAAAACTCTATGTAAATAAAAAAGTGGGTTTATTTgattttaggtttgtttttgtggtaGCTGAAGGGAAAGTTGCTTGGAATGTTTTAGCAGCTTTTTTTAATCAAGGTATTAATTTGGTGCTTTTATGAATCAGATTTTAAGAACACTTGATAGAGCAGCTTCTTTATAATTCTCTTTGTGTATTGAAAGTTATGGAATTCTTTCAAAACTGCAGACCATTCATCAACTCTTACaattattttccctgtttttgtGATATGGAAGGCTGAGGCTCTACTGCAGCAGAGTATAGTGGAGTTTAGCAACTGGACAATTTCCTTATGTCCATTCTGTCAGCTACATGTTTTAGTAGTACAATTATGCAAACTTTAGTTCTCTGGAATTATAATGTAGCTTAATCATGTTCTACTTCATCTCATGATCCAGAATCTAAGATTGTGATGGATGAAATTCTGATTCAGTTAGTAGAACTATATTTGAAATTGAAAGATGACAGCCCTTTCATTGGCTGTATTTCAGCCATGAAGTGAGTCTCAGTTATCCTGTGCTGAGGAATTCatatcttgttttattttgtaggTAGATTGTTAAAGAGAAGATTGGTTGTCTCTTACTTCTGACATTGAAAGTAACTTTTATATAGTTTCAGGTTGTCTGGAATCCTTTCAGGGAGATGAAGTACAGGATGGTGTTATATTTCACGTTTGCTTAGCATTTCTGATtgtgttaaaattatttttaatagatatgCTGCAGAGGAATACTcctttagaaaaagaaacatcttATGTAAgtacttgttttttaaatttattctctACATCTGTGCTTCTTTTCTCATACTTGAATTTACTTCTATTTACATTAAATATTCTGTAAaggaaaatactatttttgtgtatatgtatatgtataaatattatttttgtgtatATTGTGCCTATGTTTATTGAAATTCTGCAGCTGTGTAGGTTGATGTCTAATTATTCTTTCAAATCTGCCAGTAAATAAATCTTGTATTGTTGTCCCGTGGTCTATGATTATTTCAATATTGCTAACTGGCAGAAGAGAGAAGCTTGACTGATGTCCATGagactagagaaaaaaaacagggattATTTTTGGAGGTTTTGATCACAATTAGAAAGCTGTTTAATGCAGTCTGCTGTCTTTCACAAGAACTTACAAGAGGGATAACTTGGAAACTTGCAAATGTAAAGTATGTCTTATGGAGCAAAAACAAGACATTTAATACGGGTAACAGGCTGAAATTGTGTTTGTGATTAATTAAACTTGGGtagtaaatatatttattactaTATTAAAATGCTGGTTGGCCACATTTCTGATGTTAATGAGATAATTCTATTCCTGTGTGTAGGAGAATGTTAAATCCAGAAATACTCTGTGTGGTTTACTGTGATGAAGTACTTCTAAAACATGTATTAGGGTGCTTAATTCTTAGacttttttcaataaaaatatcaatcataaattctgaaaatactgCAAGTTTGAAATTTTTTGATCATGCTGTTTTGTAGTAGGAATGTTACTTGAGTTCTAGGAATAAATTCCTTTGTAACAGCTGCTTTCCATTTTAATGTATGTTGTGCTTGGAAATAGCAAGTAGGGAAAAGTTTCTCCCTTCTGTGTTTATaaattgcatggaaaaaaagaagttatctttctttttgttttgtgtgtagGTGGACAACTTGGCTAC contains:
- the BOD1L1 gene encoding biorientation of chromosomes in cell division protein 1-like 1 isoform X1, with the protein product MATNPQPPPPPPPPPQQPPPLPGAGAGAGGGAAEPELVSMIVNHLKSQGLFDQFRRDCLADVDTKPAYQNLRQRVDNFVSNHLATHTWSPHLNKNQLRNNIRQQVLKSGMLESGIDRIISQVVDPKINHTFRPQVEKAVHEFLATWNHKEEGGPSTSPSEEKADASVTVQGVSATTPSANVASDAMSILETITSLNQEASAARASTETSNPKNNDKVAKKLSSQQSVDGSSDKERNAEDLPDKEKAICDLSGEGAETLAKCEDLNELPCQSEEIKNSAKETNTFTSKDIPQESEDVKSKLLDKSDKKPESSEKSERRKEKKEKLDKKSDHSKKSDDTTKSKEEKQAKESEPVKHLVPEKNSNKHKTAESTKEENMLIDSDMDVLSDITVSSVHTSDLSSFEEESEDEPVISDSTEEGEITSDEEEKNSQSKTKPHANELSDGKAKPVRHAYVRKPFLYSKYFSDSDDERTVEQRRQSIAKEKEERLLRRRINRERLEEKRKQKAAEKTKSLKTGNQNAKGKSGLQLEEPSSKSLESKTTSTSIKDVLKEQKFLEKKVALSRKRKRDSRHAEDSCRKKNEPSEEDSKEMQKTNETCEKNSSKELKHNHGKNEICKQLRRLSEWGHSAEESKSDSKAEKEHKRKTSTSLQAEGAQQDSETRDAKKQLDKAEVNTDEPQKQKSISKNEKHPKKDSDAEIQHMRNSAKKEAKSYRDKNEKERTALEDKLPLKHKYKGDGIHKSGEDVELHSFERSLKGEDGGQKHNQQIKVSSDDKCERKSKHRSERRVSVTGKDGKNSSDSTLKAEELLRKENKKDRRLSTDKPRVEYKTKRSLSDSKPQKDSLSASKQPGSISHRRSESYSEDKHEIESTNSDSNVKLEDGVHKDRRRSKSLAEDKVLFKSKSKSHSKQFKASEAELQELTKQDTGQKLDKDKSMEDSDSDKQHKSRNEDKGLEESGAEFQLASGPQSTQGSQKDFSHRVKLHSGEKGAVKEKYRSDKDLSNSKLERRFSAEGHKSRNLKHSNKEIKKKEENIKLEDKDTKEIESGHERLSNVTMAVDKKQSKKVSCENRKGNISNQDLLKEEKQSASTTESNQVPALQKATMNNDDLHAGHEEELIELDLKKTKAQDASNIDGKNIQNSLQATDAKCAVKQKGSRSISNKELKHSLSDPEACESQFLPAAEKTGEQGDTSNKQVGALDPLSKKASMAQGPSKQGAYKTSIVYETSGRTLKNASSKDQASKDSRRPKNLRTVINSNSDDIPLAINSSREDAADAKSMDMDFSDSTDSLGTMSKECHNSDGTSLLEDAFLLKNDTAQVVYMEQDRAVPSSVMKDDGDNTVMANSVEKFNEVSRPDEQAVEDSTAGLCRRKDYNEAAKSEGSQYRKLKRKEENLMSGITEYRGNVTTKELTPRRKGRECLNIDASTKGERSTVMDSVEKNKVHDTDDMIQSSSVLVPEGVPDESFKGSVIANGQEGTNVVSMEDKNESNAVGTSAGSSKLSLLYSSPQKNPASVIGTSTEKIIESTAMATSTGGEGAEGTSHSGKDSDATTTCSEESEVTVICTSIEADEGFTTGMWVKRSEGCSFVTGADTGDCTVAAAEEGGGSVVTEGLAESESFLTSTEGEENGDSTMVDAEEGGKDSVNPSGVEIEDSVNSAGTEEKDDAVTSAGSEEKQKTSTCVDAGKFESSVSCLGEMESDGAVTSAGTETGEGSTSVINSGEFRGNVTAGQVKEHEGTVTCTGAEERSHNFIICSVTGTDTQGENTVTGACVAVVTNNSATAGTSGDKSEDTVNGESAVTSTGITPEDDAEISAVCTGLEDSNEGFVVCLETEKCESLMNSTRAKEEAAITTVSVGLCDDEGFVTSTGSKEEDEEGEDIVSSTGRGNEENEHASTCTGVESESALICIGAEEGESSIICIVAEQMEAESGVAGTDINKLTVDSMTSAEKEANCGTDCRNDKGIVESSVTSASAADEGALAAQTRKCEGTLLPSDAEECEGPMTSAMAVQDKTQFGAEDKHEKATTFFDSRGLDASISSAAPKKDDTSHIPADREVKVKGDVISTSTVEDAPLHSATDAEEGPLAVARVNESEENSMTLIDTEDTMPMPSTATEFKECVNTYSSKQEKDECTMISTSIVEEFEAPMSSAAIEYDGQLPSGKTEEINENTMVSVDMEVYEVPMPSESSTGGDDNGDDGSHPAASGKEEKDECAMISTSVVEEQVILMSSEVTEEVIQHISDAESKNETLVISTSTAECFEAPMSSVAVQDENNLTASETEGRCEAAMITTSMTEECEIVLISAAPQAESQLIVAGDEGAILSANASEECRVVETTETVDEQFGLTAFNGDGKSKGSVIFVGECGAPVLRVATDSEDQHTASNIEDKEEGAVITLSTMEECDSLFTFTVIEESQLATESTEVKDKSEEIFNTANQIECILSTTGPEKSGNSMLVIGRENETHESGVRTESAASQATVHSEITETDENAVNLLSVDEALCVEISTETAESPSPEAGEHNEQAEDVLCENITSELSSTISEAAKESEAVKNLNYKLNSNVLLKNDLSEIRTPLPKTQALSLVSANEVTVNTNHGEVTIEAELGKKRDLTSLHVEKLYDSDDKTNLVKTGDIGIEVTFQKNNATFNSGNNAALPKLTEELESTLRTDKSQKPESARSEEGCMDLQTKELQKDMLQRNTPLEKETSYVDNLATQITEEHRSRGIQCKSSETMDKEKCKQQIAQDVLKDDERSQCSKMKAGSVKEVISGDAAEVSKEIDVTQTPPRSTAEEKDDFNFEQEMSEKKKHSPESNENSPEENQPVVVKRKRGRPRKYPLEAVQPGGGESKADMSTGNLQSPTFASRGKTPQTGTELSNKKETTNEDEAEKAEMVVRKRGRKPRRSLVQSEEMETLEPEKKRRKLTSSEDELKEQEEGEEEDGEEDDDAHSGATTRSATRLEAQRKQPSKPTTRAASKGSSPSSVSPRKRQKLAAKKRSPNDTRINKSPPLTQLKVKSAKRKREDSPTVVRRKGQQKAEETPLKKAKR